CATCAAAAAGCACACCAGCATCGCCACTAGCAGTATCGCTAATGGCTCTAAGCAAGAAAAACGGCTTAGCATAAAAGGCACAAACCTGCCCCACACTAGCGCCCTCCATCTCACAAGCTGCAGCTGCGAACTGCTGCTTTATCCACATTTTTTTCTCATTTCCAGCGATAAATTGATCGCCACTAGCAATAATGCCCTCTAAAAGCTCTAAATCAAGCTCAACGGCAACTTTTTTAGCAAGGCTATTTAGCACAGGGTCAGTTAGCGTGTAGTGATCGCTTTCTGGTATAAAGCCCAAAGGATGCCCAAAAGCTTCTAGCTCGGCATCGTGCTGAACGCACTTTGAAGCAATTATTATATCGCCGATTTTAAGGCTCTCATCCAAAGCCCCTGCCACGCCAGTAAAGAGCAAAATATCAGCTTTGTAACGCTCAAAAAGTATGGTCGCACTCATAGCACTTGCTACCTTGCCAATTTTACTATATGCTAGCACGATATCGTGCCCTGCGTATTTTGCGGTGTAAAATGAGTTTCTAGCGTATTTTTCTTCGCTATACTCACCAAAATGCTCTAAAATCGGCTCTATTTCTTCACGCATTGCGCCTAAAATCGCTATTTTCATCTCTTAGCCTTTTAATGCGCTTAGCGTAGCTTCTAAGCTTGCCATGTCAAAGACGCTATAAGTACTCTTTGCGCTGATTTTTTTATTTAGCCCAGATAATACAGAGCTACCAAACTCTATAAATGCGTCTATTTCACTCTCGCAGGCTTTTATGCTTTGTTTATAAAGCACAGGGCTTGTAAGCTGCTTTTGCAATAATTCTAAGGCTTTTTCTTTACTATCATAGGGGCTAGCAGTAGCGTTTGAGATGACAGGGGCAAAACTAGCACTCAAGGCACTCTCTAACTCAGCTCTTAGCTTAGCACTAGCGTTTTGTAGCAGTGGGCAGTGGCTTGCTACGCTCATGTTTAAAAGCATTGCCCTTTTTGCGCCTGCTTCTTTAAACCTGCTCTCTAAGGCGCTTAAATCGTCTTTAAGACCTGCGATTACTAGCTGACCGTCGCAATTATAGTTTGCAGGATATGCACTAAGCCCAGAGCTAGCGCAAATCTGCTCGATTTTTTCATCATCAAGACCTAAAATTACCATCATGCCAGCTCCTTTGCCTTCGCAATCACTAGCCATGAACTGCCCACGCTTATTTACGATTTTTAGTGCTTCATTTATGCTAAATGCTCCAGCACTCACAAGCGCACTAAACTCGCCAAGCGAATGCCCCAAAAGCGCTCTAGCTTCTGCGCTAAAACTTTCTTTAAAAGCGCTTAATGCCATGTGCGAAGCTAGCAAGATAGCAGGCTGTGTAAACTCGCTGATATCAAGATTTTCGCCCTCAAACATGATTTTTTTAAAATCCATTTTAAGCTCATCGCTTGCGCTATCAAGCAGTTCTTTTGCTCCCTTAAAATTATCATAAAACTCTTTTGCCATGCCTGCTTTTTGACAGCCTTGACCTGGAAAAATAAATGCTAAGTTCATAATTATCCTTTTGTTTGTTAAGGAATTCTAGAATTCCCTAAATAAATTCTAGAATTCCCTAGATAAATTCTAGAATTCCCTAAATATTAGCTAGCTACTTCTTTAAGCTCTATATCAAGCTTTTTTCTAGCACAATCGTTCAAAAATAAAGCAATAATTTCTTCAAAAGAAACACCCTTGCTTTTTGCCAAATCTTTAAAATATTTAAGTGTTTCTTGGCTTAAACTCATGCTAATTTGGCTACTTGCATTATAATACGGATTTTTAATAGCCTTTGAAAAATCATATTCTGCTTTCATTTTCATATCCTTTAAGCTTTTTTACCCAAATATTCTTTGCTTTCATTAAAACTCACGCCGTGCTTAGCTAAATTTAGTTTGGCTTTTACATTATCCCACTCGTAAAGCATGAAATTTAATGATGTCTGCCGCAGCAGCCCCCACCATGCTCATCATGATGCGCCCCACCACAGCACCCGCCATCTTCGTGCTCATGCCCAGCGTGTCCGCCACAGCCGCAGGTGTGAGGCATCACTACCACGCCTGTTAGCTCCTCGTTTTCATCAGCGTCTCTTAGTTCAGTAAGCTCTACTTCAAAAAGTAAGTCCTTGCCAGCATAAGGATGGTTAAAATCAATCACCACCTCATCGCCTTTTAGCTCTTTTACCACCACGCGCGCAGTCTCTCCACTCTCATCTTGCCCAAAAAGCTCCATACCAACAGCCAAATCAATACCTGCAAACTGCTCTTTTGGCAAGGTTTGGATAAGCTTTTCATCATACTCGCCAAGCGCGTCAGCGCAAGCTATGCTGATTTCTTTATGCTCGCCTTCTCTCATACCTAGCAAGGCTTCTTCAAGCTTAGGTAAAACCTGATTTTTGCCACTTACAAAGGCTAGTTCGCCCCCACCTGCGTTGCTCTCTAAAAGCTCTTTGCTCTTAGCATCGCTTAAAGAATAAAAAAACTTAACAACTTTACTCATTTTTGCTCCTTTAAAATTTTTTCTTCACTACTTTTTGTCGCTACCAAAGCGATATATATAAGGGCTCCAAGCCCACCAAATAAAGCCAAAGCACTTAAAAATATCTGCATTATAATCCTCCTAGTTCATCTTGTAATTTTGTCATTTTTCTTTGTAGTAAATAAATACTAGAAGCTACAATAAAAATACCGCAAAAGCCCATTATGCTAACCCAAAACGGCGTTTTTATAAGCTCGCTAACGGTGCTAAATGTAAAGCCAATCAAAGCAATTAACGAATTTACAAGACCTGCTAAATAAATATTATAATTTCCTAAATTTTCTTTTATTTTTTCTTTTCTGCTCATTTTTGTTTATTGCCTTTTAAAAAACTACATTATAGCTAAAATTTTGCTATAATTTGGAATTTTTAGCAAAATTTTAAGAGCAAAAAAGAGCAAAAAAAGGTAAAAAATGAGCGAGTTTATAAAAATAACCGGCGCAAAAGAACATAATCTAAAAAATATAAATCTATCTATCCCAAAAAACGAACTAGTAGTCTTTACAGGGCTTTCAGGCTCTGGTAAAAGCACTCTGGCGTTTGATACTTTATATGCTGAGGGGCAAAGACGCTATATAGAGAGCCTTTCAAGCTATGCTAGGCAGTTTTTAGGACGAGTTGGCAAGCCTGATGTAGAGCGTATTGAAGGGCTTACCCCAGCAATAGCAATAGATCAAAAAAGCACTAGCAAAAACCCACGCTCAACTGTGGGCACTATCACTGAGATCTACGACTACTTGCGCCTACTTTATGCCAGAGTTGGCACCCAGCACTGCTATAAATGCGGCAAGCCAGTAAGCAAAATGAGCATAAGCGATATAATAGATCAAATAAACACCTTACCTCAGGGCTCAAAAATCATGCTTTTAGCCCCATTAGTAAGAGAGAAAAAAGGCTCATTTGAAGCCGAGCTAGAAAGGCTTAGAAACGATGGCTTTGTAAGGGCTCAAATAGATGGTGTAATGCAACGCCTAGATGATGAAATAGAGCTAAGCAAAACCAAAAAACACACGATAAAAGCAGTAATTGACCGCATAGAGCTAAGCCCAGAAAATCATTTGCGCCTAATAGAAGGTGTGGAAAAAGCAGTAGCTCTTAGCTTTGGTGAGATAGAGATTAGCATTGTAAATGCTGATGAGATGGGGCTTTTAGAGAGTCATATGCATTTTAGCGAGCATAATGCTTGCTTTGATTGTAAGATTTCTTATGAGAGCT
This DNA window, taken from Campylobacter magnus, encodes the following:
- a CDS encoding 5'-methylthioadenosine/adenosylhomocysteine nucleosidase — its product is MKIAILGAMREEIEPILEHFGEYSEEKYARNSFYTAKYAGHDIVLAYSKIGKVASAMSATILFERYKADILLFTGVAGALDESLKIGDIIIASKCVQHDAELEAFGHPLGFIPESDHYTLTDPVLNSLAKKVAVELDLELLEGIIASGDQFIAGNEKKMWIKQQFAAAACEMEGASVGQVCAFYAKPFFLLRAISDTASGDAGVLFDEFLESSAKIGAQFLIKMIEKI
- the fabD gene encoding ACP S-malonyltransferase; this translates as MNLAFIFPGQGCQKAGMAKEFYDNFKGAKELLDSASDELKMDFKKIMFEGENLDISEFTQPAILLASHMALSAFKESFSAEARALLGHSLGEFSALVSAGAFSINEALKIVNKRGQFMASDCEGKGAGMMVILGLDDEKIEQICASSGLSAYPANYNCDGQLVIAGLKDDLSALESRFKEAGAKRAMLLNMSVASHCPLLQNASAKLRAELESALSASFAPVISNATASPYDSKEKALELLQKQLTSPVLYKQSIKACESEIDAFIEFGSSVLSGLNKKISAKSTYSVFDMASLEATLSALKG
- a CDS encoding antitoxin; the protein is MKAEYDFSKAIKNPYYNASSQISMSLSQETLKYFKDLAKSKGVSFEEIIALFLNDCARKKLDIELKEVAS
- a CDS encoding FKBP-type peptidyl-prolyl cis-trans isomerase is translated as MSKVVKFFYSLSDAKSKELLESNAGGGELAFVSGKNQVLPKLEEALLGMREGEHKEISIACADALGEYDEKLIQTLPKEQFAGIDLAVGMELFGQDESGETARVVVKELKGDEVVIDFNHPYAGKDLLFEVELTELRDADENEELTGVVVMPHTCGCGGHAGHEHEDGGCCGGAHHDEHGGGCCGRHH